A genome region from Planctomycetaceae bacterium includes the following:
- the ispD gene encoding 2-C-methyl-D-erythritol 4-phosphate cytidylyltransferase, producing MRNVSVIIPAAGASRRFGGPVSKIFAPLGGRAVLLRTLDVFAARGEVLEILVPVSPDDMAGVRERYGAELDRMKVRLIAGGAMRSDSVRAALAAVDERAELVCVHDAVRPCVSQECLDRVLLEAARSGSAILAWPIHGTVKRVSSDGVIEATVDRSGLWEAQTPQVFRLDILRAAYAGDAQATDDAHLVQLAGFDVRVVAGDARNVKITMPADLEFAQTLLNSIGQ from the coding sequence ATGCGTAACGTGTCGGTCATCATTCCTGCCGCCGGCGCCTCCAGGCGGTTCGGCGGGCCCGTCAGCAAGATCTTCGCCCCTCTTGGCGGGCGAGCGGTGCTGCTGCGCACGCTGGATGTCTTCGCCGCGCGGGGGGAGGTGCTGGAGATTCTGGTGCCCGTCTCGCCCGACGACATGGCGGGCGTGCGCGAACGTTACGGCGCGGAACTCGACCGCATGAAGGTGCGGCTGATCGCCGGCGGGGCGATGCGCAGCGATTCTGTTCGCGCCGCCCTGGCGGCTGTTGATGAGCGGGCCGAGCTGGTCTGCGTGCATGACGCGGTGCGCCCGTGCGTCAGCCAGGAGTGCCTGGACCGTGTGCTGCTCGAGGCCGCCCGCAGCGGCTCGGCGATTCTCGCCTGGCCGATCCACGGGACGGTCAAACGCGTCAGCTCCGATGGCGTGATCGAGGCGACGGTCGACCGCAGCGGTCTGTGGGAAGCCCAGACGCCGCAGGTGTTCCGGCTGGACATTCTCCGCGCCGCCTATGCCGGCGACGCTCAAGCCACTGACGACGCCCACCTGGTGCAACTGGCGGGTTTCGACGTACGCGTAGTCGCCGGAGACGCCCGCAACGTCAAGATCACCATGCCGGCCGACCTGGAGTTCGCCCAGACGCTGCTCAATTCTATCGGCCAGTGA
- a CDS encoding HAMP domain-containing sensor histidine kinase yields MAGTGERATYELPLAPSAQAPDADTARDHAVPVDILLQNIAMFCRFRWMVAAVLAAVGAATSLPALSETMALRKHPLWPWVLAAALAVANVIYITQARRVGASRRRAQALLWAQIVLDLVALTGVVYFVGSLSTFAAGAYLFHIVLSCIFFSRRQSLAVAMLAAAMFAVCVSAEQAGWLARASLWSAAPVQPQSVEWVNFTLVIVFMFVVWYLASMLSELVRRRGSELAAANRRLEHARQERTRHMLQTTHELKAPFAAIEANTQLLLNGYAGPLSEAALPIVRRIDARARRLAGAIHDMLLLANLQSLSEAPAEATDLDVADVLAWCCQQVRDRATERCVTLIESLQPAPTRGVEEHLKMLFGNLVTNAVLYSFPGGQVRVSCNRDDSGRAVACIEDHGIGIEPEKLPRIFEPYYRTSTAVQHNSESSGLGLAIVRDIVTRHRLHLKVSSRIDEGTVFEVTLPPR; encoded by the coding sequence TTGGCCGGTACCGGTGAGAGAGCGACGTACGAACTGCCTTTGGCGCCGTCGGCCCAGGCTCCCGACGCGGATACCGCCCGGGACCACGCCGTTCCGGTGGATATCCTCCTGCAGAACATCGCCATGTTCTGTCGCTTCCGCTGGATGGTGGCCGCCGTGCTGGCGGCCGTCGGCGCGGCCACATCCCTGCCGGCTCTGTCTGAGACGATGGCGCTGCGCAAGCACCCGCTGTGGCCTTGGGTGCTGGCGGCGGCGCTGGCGGTTGCGAACGTCATCTACATCACCCAGGCGCGGCGGGTTGGCGCCAGCCGCCGCCGCGCCCAGGCGTTGCTCTGGGCGCAGATCGTCCTGGATCTTGTGGCGCTGACGGGCGTGGTCTACTTCGTCGGCAGCTTGAGCACGTTTGCAGCCGGGGCATATCTGTTTCACATCGTTCTGTCGTGCATCTTCTTCTCGCGGCGGCAGAGCCTGGCGGTGGCGATGCTTGCGGCAGCGATGTTCGCGGTGTGCGTATCGGCCGAGCAAGCCGGATGGCTCGCACGAGCAAGCCTCTGGTCGGCGGCGCCGGTTCAGCCGCAGTCGGTCGAGTGGGTCAACTTCACGCTGGTGATCGTCTTCATGTTCGTGGTGTGGTACCTGGCGTCGATGCTGTCGGAACTGGTGCGGCGGCGCGGCAGCGAGTTGGCCGCGGCCAATCGCCGCCTCGAACACGCCCGCCAGGAACGCACGCGGCACATGCTGCAGACCACGCACGAGCTCAAGGCGCCCTTCGCCGCCATCGAGGCCAACACCCAGTTGCTGCTCAACGGCTATGCCGGACCGCTCAGCGAAGCCGCCTTGCCTATCGTGCGGCGGATCGACGCCCGCGCCCGGCGCCTGGCCGGCGCCATCCATGACATGCTGCTGCTGGCCAATCTCCAGTCCCTCAGCGAGGCCCCCGCCGAAGCGACTGACCTGGACGTCGCCGACGTGCTGGCGTGGTGCTGCCAGCAGGTGCGCGACCGCGCCACGGAACGCTGCGTGACGCTGATCGAATCGCTGCAGCCGGCGCCCACGCGCGGCGTCGAGGAGCATCTCAAGATGCTCTTTGGAAATCTCGTCACCAACGCCGTGCTCTACTCGTTCCCCGGCGGGCAGGTTCGCGTGAGCTGCAACCGCGACGACAGCGGCCGCGCCGTGGCATGCATCGAAGACCATGGCATCGGGATCGAGCCTGAAAAACTGCCCCGCATTTTTGAACCGTACTACCGCACGTCGACGGCAGTCCAGCACAACAGCGAATCCTCCGGACTGGGTTTGGCGATCGTGCGCGACATCGTCACTCGGCACCGCCTCCACCTCAAGGTCTCCAGCCGCATCGACGAGGGCACGGTCTTCGAAGTGACGCTGCCGCCGCGGTGA
- a CDS encoding HEAT repeat domain-containing protein encodes MMHHMQSPRRRIGYAGISAIAAATLWCAAGAAVAQDYMTALNYLSAALADGSKTRSILPALRATRDPGLLPLFAALSRCGDRELRAFAVEALGEYGTPEAAAALKERVWSDPSNEIRAGALVHLGPLKILTDQDLLEVVDKIGDENVRSLAADMLAQGAGGSKAVPALRTLAKSRDSTIRTTAQLSLLKMGIEDHKADLVKAVEDIKTSDAVVSLLVRKIGQGKIASAVSLARQVAQSDRSAPVRVAAYAALVDISPGDVQVVRTALQGSELTIFKIYLLKIVSKSPQAQQHLTILASDPNPSVAALVRLELARLRGGLEVSAAVAAALKLGHPIVVDYVIECARKDMAARGPLAEAYVPPLLAYIRSLDAPGATLGANHIRGAMAATLLMNLGTRQAMDSLHEIATGRYGSGVRMVGGALMRTTNPETIGLARVLIKSSYQEAVFDGALTLARFEQPEALPALRKIVDSPDPAQPGATAMAAWYVLKLSGKGPAAARALAEQIK; translated from the coding sequence ATGATGCATCACATGCAGTCGCCCCGCCGGCGCATCGGCTACGCGGGGATCAGCGCCATCGCCGCCGCGACGCTTTGGTGCGCCGCCGGTGCGGCGGTCGCCCAGGACTACATGACCGCGCTGAACTACCTGTCGGCCGCCCTGGCCGACGGGTCCAAGACCCGCAGCATCCTTCCGGCGCTGCGGGCGACTCGCGATCCGGGATTGCTGCCGCTGTTTGCGGCCCTGAGCCGCTGCGGCGACCGCGAGTTGCGAGCCTTCGCCGTCGAGGCCCTGGGCGAATACGGTACTCCCGAGGCCGCCGCCGCGCTCAAGGAGCGGGTCTGGTCCGACCCCAGCAACGAGATTCGCGCCGGGGCTCTGGTCCACCTGGGACCGCTGAAGATTCTGACGGACCAGGACCTGCTGGAGGTGGTGGACAAGATTGGCGACGAGAACGTCCGCTCGCTGGCGGCCGACATGCTCGCCCAGGGCGCCGGCGGCAGCAAAGCTGTTCCAGCCCTGCGAACGCTGGCCAAGTCGAGAGATTCCACCATCCGGACGACGGCGCAGTTGTCGCTGCTCAAGATGGGGATCGAAGACCACAAGGCCGATCTGGTCAAGGCGGTGGAGGATATCAAGACCTCCGACGCGGTGGTGAGCCTCCTGGTGCGCAAGATCGGCCAGGGCAAGATCGCCTCGGCGGTCTCTTTGGCGCGGCAGGTGGCGCAGTCGGATCGCTCCGCGCCGGTGCGTGTGGCCGCCTATGCGGCGCTGGTGGATATATCGCCCGGCGACGTGCAGGTGGTGCGCACGGCGCTGCAGGGATCGGAGCTGACGATCTTCAAGATCTACCTGCTCAAGATCGTCTCCAAGAGCCCGCAGGCCCAGCAGCATCTGACGATCCTGGCGTCTGATCCCAACCCGTCGGTGGCCGCCCTGGTGCGGTTGGAGTTGGCGCGCCTTCGCGGTGGGCTCGAGGTCAGCGCCGCGGTCGCGGCGGCGTTGAAACTGGGCCACCCGATCGTTGTGGACTACGTGATCGAGTGCGCCCGAAAGGACATGGCCGCACGGGGCCCGCTGGCTGAAGCGTACGTTCCGCCGCTGCTGGCGTACATCCGCAGCCTCGATGCACCGGGCGCCACGCTCGGGGCCAATCACATCCGCGGCGCGATGGCCGCGACGCTGCTGATGAACCTGGGTACGCGGCAGGCGATGGACAGCCTGCACGAGATCGCCACCGGACGCTACGGCAGCGGCGTGCGGATGGTCGGCGGGGCGCTGATGCGGACCACTAATCCCGAAACCATCGGCCTGGCCAGGGTGCTGATCAAGAGTTCCTACCAGGAAGCCGTCTTCGACGGGGCGCTGACCTTGGCGCGATTCGAGCAGCCCGAGGCCCTGCCGGCGCTGCGGAAGATCGTCGACAGCCCCGACCCCGCCCAGCCCGGCGCCACGGCGATGGCCGCATGGTACGTGCTGAAACTCTCGGGCAAAGGCCCCGCGGCAGCCCGGGCGCTGGCCGAGCAGATCAAATAG
- a CDS encoding NosD domain-containing protein has product MMKAVVTGCSLMLIVSAFLLAALPSAHCDEVATTMPSTSTLGGGVFVVAPDGDDRNPGTVLQPWKTLQKAAYSVQPGDAVFVRKGQYAAGLIIKRSGTAESPIRFRNFPGEEPVIDGRREHYFGILLHQVRFIHVRGFSIRNIIQDRARKTRDKPGYSYPPGGIALIDSSDNVVEGNMIRTGGERHSPDEIEVGATGIRLYSANPSKGCHRNLLRGNECFHCSSGAHILGPGSGNMFEGNLFRDNQELREHSDGAGQDALRRVAGKTPAQGEPPVTPRASIYRYNVCTDNSDDGLDMWVSTGNLIEYNFVSGSGMGPKKGDGNGYKMGPGGRNTIRYCLAYRNRARAFDDNAGGNNTWQNNVAFGNGSPGAKGATVLKTEDEWKKNKLRQDIQRRIDAFRDGLVETIPPGPPGNVQRTAAGLTWTAPAPAEDGDVAVCYLIFADERVIAVTYGESFALPPGVKGQLSVCSVDDSYRDNQSGRVNAAEPR; this is encoded by the coding sequence ATGATGAAAGCAGTGGTAACCGGGTGTTCTCTGATGCTGATAGTGTCTGCATTTCTGCTGGCGGCTTTGCCCAGCGCGCATTGTGACGAAGTCGCGACGACGATGCCGTCAACCAGCACTTTGGGCGGAGGAGTCTTTGTCGTCGCACCCGATGGCGATGACCGCAACCCAGGAACGGTGTTGCAGCCCTGGAAAACGCTGCAGAAAGCGGCCTACTCCGTTCAACCGGGAGACGCCGTGTTTGTCCGGAAGGGCCAGTACGCTGCCGGGCTGATCATCAAACGCAGCGGGACCGCCGAATCGCCCATCCGCTTCCGCAATTTCCCGGGCGAAGAGCCGGTGATCGACGGCCGGCGGGAGCACTACTTTGGGATCCTCCTGCACCAGGTCAGGTTTATTCATGTTCGCGGGTTCAGCATACGCAACATCATCCAGGACCGCGCCAGGAAGACACGGGATAAGCCGGGATATAGCTATCCGCCCGGCGGCATCGCACTGATAGACTCATCCGACAATGTCGTTGAAGGAAACATGATACGCACCGGCGGGGAGCGCCATTCGCCTGACGAGATCGAAGTGGGTGCCACCGGCATCCGGCTGTACAGTGCCAACCCGAGCAAAGGGTGCCACCGGAATCTGCTTCGCGGCAATGAGTGTTTTCATTGCAGCAGCGGCGCACACATCCTGGGGCCGGGCAGCGGCAACATGTTCGAGGGGAATCTGTTCCGGGATAATCAGGAGCTCCGAGAACACTCTGACGGGGCGGGACAGGATGCTTTAAGACGCGTCGCGGGCAAGACGCCTGCCCAGGGCGAACCCCCGGTTACACCGCGGGCTTCCATCTACCGCTACAACGTCTGCACGGATAACTCCGATGACGGGCTGGACATGTGGGTCAGCACGGGGAATCTGATCGAGTACAACTTCGTCAGCGGCAGCGGCATGGGCCCGAAGAAGGGCGATGGCAACGGCTACAAGATGGGTCCGGGAGGCCGCAACACGATCCGATACTGCTTGGCGTATCGTAATCGTGCGCGTGCCTTCGATGACAACGCGGGCGGCAATAACACCTGGCAGAACAATGTCGCCTTCGGCAACGGAAGCCCCGGCGCAAAAGGGGCGACGGTGCTCAAGACTGAAGACGAGTGGAAGAAAAACAAACTAAGACAGGACATTCAACGCAGGATCGACGCGTTCAGGGATGGACTGGTCGAAACCATTCCGCCGGGACCTCCCGGCAATGTTCAAAGAACGGCCGCCGGTCTGACGTGGACAGCACCGGCACCGGCCGAAGACGGAGACGTCGCGGTCTGCTACCTCATCTTCGCTGACGAGCGAGTCATCGCCGTCACTTATGGTGAGTCCTTCGCTCTGCCACCTGGCGTCAAGGGTCAGCTCTCGGTCTGTTCGGTGGATGATTCCTATCGGGACAACCAAAGTGGGCGTGTGAACGCAGCGGAACCAAGATAA